DNA from Actinomyces sp. oral taxon 897:
CGCGGAAGGTACGGGTCACGTTGATGACCTCAACACTCATAAAAAGATGCTACCGGAGAGAACAGGTTACGTACAGGACCTGTCCGCAGGTGTCGTAGGGGTCCTGCGTTGCGTCTGCCCTGGGCTCGTCGAGCGGGCAGGTGTCGTAGGGGCCGGGGACGAGGCTCGGCCGTGCCGGGGCCAGCCGCGCAGGCGTCGTAGGGCTGGCGGCGGGACCGTCCATGCCGGGACCGGCTTTCGACACGCTCCTGTGCCCGGCCTGCTTCCCCGCGGGCCGCATCCGTGCCGGGACCGTCCATGCCGGGGCCAGACCGAGCCCGGCGCCGCCCTCCACGTCGGGCCACCGCGGTTCCCGTCCAGGGCCGGGGCCGGCCGCGCGGGCGTCGTGGGGCTGGCGGCGGGACCGTCCATGCCGGGGCTGGCCACGGGGCCGCGCACCTGGCACCACGGATCACATAAGGCTCACCTCAGTAAGAGTGGGAGACTGGCCCCATGATATCGCCCTCCCTGACCGCCGTCTCCACCGCCCACGTCAAGACGGACAGGCCCGCCCGCTACGGCCGCCAGCTGACCAGCCACATGGGACGGAAGATCTCGGCCGCCTGGGACGAGGCGTCGTCCACCGGGAGCCTGGACATGAACCGGGGCGGGACCTCCACCGGGGTCTGCGACCTGTCCTGCCAGCCCGGGACACTGGTGCTGAGGCTGAGCTCGGACGAGGAGCACCTGGCCCACCTGGAGGAGGTCATCGGCATCCACCTGGCCCGGTTCGGGAGCAAGGACGCCCTGCGTGTCTCCTGGGTGCGAGCG
Protein-coding regions in this window:
- a CDS encoding DUF2218 domain-containing protein, with product MISPSLTAVSTAHVKTDRPARYGRQLTSHMGRKISAAWDEASSTGSLDMNRGGTSTGVCDLSCQPGTLVLRLSSDEEHLAHLEEVIGIHLARFGSKDALRVSWVRADGSAGTTQGPLTAEDLATRARRRETA